From the genome of Schaalia odontolytica:
AAAGGTCTGGATCGTTCCGTCGCCGAGCAAGCGGAGATCGCCGTCGACCTCGCTGACGCCGTCGTCCTCGTCCTAGACGCGACCGTCGGCGTCACAGCCTCGGACGAGCGCATCGTGGAGATGCTGCGCGCCAAGAAGAAGCCGATCATCCTGGCCGCTAACAAGGTGGACTCTCCCCTGCAGGAGGCCGACGCTGCCTACCTGTGGAGCCTCGGCCTGGGCGAGCCTTATCCCATTTCCGCCCTGCATGGACGTGGCACCGGTGATCTCCTCGACGTCGTCATGGAGGTCCTCCCGACCGAGTCGGCCGTTGCCTCGGCCCTGCCGTCCGGCGGTCCGCGTCGTGTCGCCCTCGTCGGTCGCCCCAACGTTGGCAAGTCGTCCCTGCTGAACGCGCTGGCCGGCGGCGAGCGCGTCGTCGTCAACGAACTCGCCGGCACCACACGTGACCCCGTCGATGAGCTCATTGAGCTCGATGGCCGCTCGTGGTGGTTCGTCGACACCGCGGGTATCCGCCGCAAGATGCACCGGACGACAGGCGCCGACTACTACGCCTCCATCCGCACCCAGGCCGCCATCGAGAAGGCCGAGGTCGCCCTCGTCCTCATCGACGGTTCGACGCCGCTGACCGAGCAGGACGTGCGAGTCGTCCAGCAGGTTATCGACGCGGGCCGCGCGCTCGTCGTCGTCACCAACAAGTGGGATCTCGTCGACGAGGACCGCCAGAAGGAGATCAAGAACGAGCTCGAGCGCGAGCTGGTTCAGATCCAGTGGGCGCCGCGCATCAACCTGGCCGCGAAGACCGGCTGGCACACTAACCGCATCGTGCGCGCCCTCGACACCGCGCTCGAAGGCTGGGAGACCCGCATCCCCACCGGACAGCTC
Proteins encoded in this window:
- the der gene encoding ribosome biogenesis GTPase Der → MNDFDNQPDVTAEFDADAAENYIADAAGAAPDAIELSDEETEARARLMRANLDQFDLDEEDLALLAGESALADSDDVAAGLPVLAVVGRPNVGKSTLVNRILGRREAVVQDTPGVTRDRVSYPAEWAGRDFTLVDTGGWEIDVKGLDRSVAEQAEIAVDLADAVVLVLDATVGVTASDERIVEMLRAKKKPIILAANKVDSPLQEADAAYLWSLGLGEPYPISALHGRGTGDLLDVVMEVLPTESAVASALPSGGPRRVALVGRPNVGKSSLLNALAGGERVVVNELAGTTRDPVDELIELDGRSWWFVDTAGIRRKMHRTTGADYYASIRTQAAIEKAEVALVLIDGSTPLTEQDVRVVQQVIDAGRALVVVTNKWDLVDEDRQKEIKNELERELVQIQWAPRINLAAKTGWHTNRIVRALDTALEGWETRIPTGQLNAFLGQLVAAHPHPLRGGKQPRILFGTQASSKPPRFVLFTTGFLDPGYRRFIERRLRETFGFAGTPIQISVRVREKRRR